Sequence from the Thermocoleostomius sinensis A174 genome:
TGGATTGAGTTGGCGGTGAGGCAAGGAGCCGAGTTGGTCTGTTTACCAGAAAACTTTTCGTTTTTGGGAAGCGAAGACGCGAAAATGCTGCAAGCCGAGACGATCGCCCAAAGGAGTGAAAAATTTCTCAAAACGATGGCACAACGCCATCAAATTACCCTGCTAGGTGGTGGTTTTCCAGTACCAACAGGGCATGGACAGGTCTATAATACGGCGCTACTGGTGGGGCCATCAGGCGAAGAATTAGCCCGCTATGAAAAGGTGCATCTGTTTGACGTGAACCTTCCCGATGGCAATACCTATCAAGAGTCCAAGACGGTACTTGCTGGAACCCAATTGCCGCCTGTCTACCCCTCTGACGAGTTTGGTAATTTAGGACTATCGGTTTGCTATGATGTGCGTTTTCCAGAGCTATATCGCCATCTAGCGCATAAGGGGGCCGAGGTCTTAATTGTTCCAGCCGCCTTTACGGCTTACACGGGCAAAGACCACTGGCAGGTGTTGTTGCAAGCGCGGGCGATCGAAAATACTTGCTATGTCATCGCCCCTGCCCAAACTGGGAAACACTTCGGGATTCGCCAGTCGCATGGCCACGCCATGATCATTGACCCTTGGGGCATTGTTTTAGCCAACGCAGGCGACAAACCCGGTGTGGCGATCGCTGCCATTGCTCCCACTCGAATTGAACAAGTGCGTCGCCAAATGCCCTCTCTACAGCATCGAGTGTTTGTCTCGTAAAACTCGTCTAAGGAAATTCACACAGTCTGCCCCTTAGGTTGTCAAGCTAGTGTAACGTAAAGTTAAACGCTTCTGATTTGAAATACTCCTCGTTCTTATGACTGTTGCGGTTTGTCTGCAAAATGTCCACAAGGTTTATAACAACGTGCCAGTTGTGAATGACCTTTCTTTGATGATTGAGCCGGGAGAAGTCTTTGGGTTGCTGGGGCCCAATGGAGCCGGAAAATCGACTACGATTCGTATGTTAACCACGTTGACCCAACCTACCCAAGGAGAGATTGTGGTGGCTGGCTATGATGTGGTGCGGCAACCCTTCGGCGCGAAGAAGCAGATTGGCGTTGTGCTTCAGCAAACCAGCGTAGACTTGGATCTCAGCGTTTGGGAAAATATGGAGTTTCACGGACGGATGCACCATATCCCCAACTCGATTCGCCAAAAAGAAATTCAGCGGTGGTTAGAGTATGTGGAGCTAGACGATCGCCGCAATGACCTGGTGAAAACCTTGTCGGGCGGCATGAAGCGTCGCCTACAAATTGCTAGAGCTTTGCTGCATCGCCCCCAGATTCTATTTCTAGATGAACCAACTGTGGGGCTAGATCCGCAAACCCGCCGTCGGCTATGGGAAATTATCAAAGGCTTGAATCAACAGGGCATGACAATCTTGTTGACGACCCACTACATGGAAGAGGTGGAATATCTCTGCAACCGCATCGGCATTATGGACAGCGGCAAGCTCATTGAAGTTGGTACCCTTGAAGAACTGCGCCAAAAACACGGCGAGGGGTTGCTGATGAAGCAAAACGGCGATCGCTGGGAGTATCACTTTTTCCCAACGCTCGACGATGCCAAAATCTTCCTCGATCAACAACCAGACAAAACCGGGATGATGGTACGCCCTTCCAACTTAGAAGATATTTTCGTAGAATTGACCGGGAGAAATTTGGATTAGGACTGTGCCACCTGAAATAACCTGAATGGGTCCAAGCGAGTGGGAAGTCAAGCAACGTTCAATTATTGACTTCAACCATCCGCTACACGAGCGGCATAGTTTATGTAGTAGTGCGATCGGTCGCTGTATTCGCTAAAACTGTTTTCTCATTGATAAATAAAACCAATCGCTCATTCTTGAGAATTCAGCTATACTCTTCAGGCAATGTTTCACCCTAGCGCTTTGCTTGCGATTTCAAGTGACTTCATCTCTGATTTCTCCGGTTTCTACCTCACCGATGATGCGCCTCGCCAGCAAAATTGAAGCCATTTTATACCTCAAAGCTCAGCCGCTGACTCTTGCCAAGATTGCCGAGTATGCTAAGTGCGATCGAGATGAGGTAGAAGAAGGCATCATTGAATTGATGTCAGATTATGCTCACCGCGACAGTGCCCTGGAAGTTGTAGAAACTCCAGAAGGCTACTGCTTGCAACTGCGAGAACCGTTTCAAGATTTGGTACAAACCTTAATTCCAGTAGACTTGGGGGTTGGTGCTCTGCGGACGCTGGCAGCCATTGCCCTCAAAGGATCGATCGCCCAACCTGAGTTGGTAGAACTGCGCGGCTCTGGAGCATATCAACATGTGCAAGAACTCGTACAGCTTGGATTTGTGCGTAAACGGCGACAATCGGACGGGCGATCGTATCGGCTGCAAGTCACCGATAAGTTTTACCAATATTTTCAGGTTGATAAACTTCCTAACCCCTCAGAGCCGCCTGTACCGCCTCTTTAGCCAGTTTTGGATGACTCATGGGGGGGGTGCAATCAGCAAATTAAGAGTGTTAAGTTAGGAGTAACTAGTCGCACTCGCAGACATCGATGTCACAATAGATGAAAGTGTCTGTAACATTTTTTAGGAATCCAAGGCTACTATGGTTTTTAACCCTGACAATTTTGAGTTCTTCGGCGGTGAGATCGAAGAGGGTCAGGCGAATAAGTTGTTGAAGTACCTTCAGCATCAGTCTCCTGAAATGCTAGCGAGAGTTGCCAGATCCGTTAGCCCTGAAATTAAGCAGATCATCTCCCAGAATGTTCAGGGATTGGTGGGTGTTTTACCTTCGGAAACCTTTAATGTGCAAATTACGACCGATCGCGAGAATCTAGCTGGTTTGCTAGCCTCTGCCATGATGACAGGCTATTTTCTACGTCGCATGGAACAACGGATGGAGCTAGAATCCAGCATCAAAGGATCATCGCCTTTAAGCTTCGATGCGAGTGATTTCGATCTGTTTAACACAGACGAGTAGGGACAGCAAATTCCACAGGTTTTAGGCAGGTAAGTTAGGCGTGGTTACAGTCATGCCAAGCAAATTTGGGTGAAGTAGGGTTTGCCCTCTGTTGTGGGGTGTGGGGCGGGTTATTTGTATCCCCAAGCGGCAATTGCCAAACAGATCCAGCCTGCGAGGAATGCGACCCCGCCGATTGGAGTAATTGCCCCTAACCCCTTGATTCCCGTAAAACTGAGGGCATACAGACTGCCACAAAAAATTAGCACCCCAGCAATAAACGCTGCCCCAGAGGCAGATAGCAGGGGCGGCGCAGCTTCGGCACGGCTCAATAGTAAGGCTATCAGCAGCAACGCCAGCGCGTGGTACATCTGATAGCGCGTGGCCAGTTCAAAAATTTCTAGCGATCGGTCAGTTAATTTGTCTTTAAGGGCATGGGAAGCAAAGGCTCCAGCCGCAACTGCCAAGCCACCCAACATGGACCCAATCAGTAAAAAGAGTCTGACCATTACCCGAATTTCCTATCCGCTAATGCTGCCATCCTAGCCCAATTCTTTATTCCTTCATAGCTTCCAGCAGTCGTGAAAAATAGAAGCGGGTTTTGGTCATCGCATTGCGTTGTACTGTCCAACCGTTTGCTTGCAACGCCTCGACGATCATCGCTTCCCGATGTAGATAAGCGCGAGTGGCCTTGCTGGGGCCAGGAAAGAAGTCACCAATGCGCTTAAGCAAGCTGTAGCCCAACGTTTTCGGCGCAAAGCTGAGGATGAGGCGATTGGTGGCCAAGTTGCTGAGATGCGCAATCATGCCCATTGCCTGCTCTTGGGGATAGTGAATCAGCACATCTAGACAAACCACCGTGTGATACTGTCCGCTCAACGATTCCAGATCTTGAACTACAAATGTGAGGTTTTCCGAGCCAATACCAGCAGCCATAGCCCGCTCCTTCGCCTCACCCACCATTTTCTCGGAAATATCGCTGGCATAAACGATGGCTCCTGCTTGTGCCAGCGGTAAACTGAGACTACCAACGCCACACCCTGCATCACAGATGGTTAATTCTGCCACATTGCCATCACTTCTGAGCCAGTTCAGCACCGTATCAACCGTCTGCTGATGCCCCTTGCGGATATCCAATTGCACTTTATTGACATCCCCAGTGCCATAAATTCGTCGCCAGCGATCGAACCCAGTGGCATTAAAGTATTCGCGAACTACAGTTTTATCGTCAGTTGCAGTCATAAGATACGGCGTTTGTTGAAGAACCAAAAAATTAAGAAATACTCTTAACGGTAAACGATCGTATTACGATTTCTCACCATTTACACAAAAAAGAGGTCGGGAAGTAGAAGTGAAGGGGTAGGGGGAGTAAATCAGTCAGCGACTGGTGCATCTACTCCCTGTACATGACTTCCGATTCCCAATTCCCTACTCCTGTTCCAACAACTGCCGGGCTTCTGCAAGAGACTGCTGCTGAGCGTCTGTCACCTCTGGATACTTCAAACCCAGTTTTTCCAGAGTTTCATAAATAATAGCTGCTACTACAAGGCGCATATACCATTTGCGATCGGCTGGGATAATGTACCACGGTGCCCAGTCAGTACTGGTATGATTAAATACCTCTTCAAATGCATTCATATAATCATCCCAATACTGTCGCTCTTTGACATCATTGGCAGAAAACTTCCAGTTTTTCTCCGGTTTATCTAATCGATCTAAAAACCGTTTCTTCTGTTCTTCTTTCGATATATTCAGGAAAAACTTCAAAATGATGATACCGTTATTGACGAGGTAACGTTCAAAACAATTAATTTCGTCAAATCGCTGCTGCCAAATATGCTCGTCATGTTTCAGCGATCGAGGTAATTGTTGCCGCTCTAAAAGCTCAGGATGAACGCGAACCACCAGCACTTCTTCATAATAAGAACGGTTGAAAATACCAATTCGCCCACGTTCTGGCAGTGACTTTGCATAACGCCAGAGATAGTCGTGATCGAGTTCTTCAGCAGAGGGTTGCTTGAAGCTAAACACTTGACAACCTTGAGGATTAATGCCC
This genomic interval carries:
- a CDS encoding carbon-nitrogen hydrolase family protein, encoding MKSYLAAAVQMTSLPDLSKNLAQAEDWIELAVRQGAELVCLPENFSFLGSEDAKMLQAETIAQRSEKFLKTMAQRHQITLLGGGFPVPTGHGQVYNTALLVGPSGEELARYEKVHLFDVNLPDGNTYQESKTVLAGTQLPPVYPSDEFGNLGLSVCYDVRFPELYRHLAHKGAEVLIVPAAFTAYTGKDHWQVLLQARAIENTCYVIAPAQTGKHFGIRQSHGHAMIIDPWGIVLANAGDKPGVAIAAIAPTRIEQVRRQMPSLQHRVFVS
- a CDS encoding DUF423 domain-containing protein; the encoded protein is MVRLFLLIGSMLGGLAVAAGAFASHALKDKLTDRSLEIFELATRYQMYHALALLLIALLLSRAEAAPPLLSASGAAFIAGVLIFCGSLYALSFTGIKGLGAITPIGGVAFLAGWICLAIAAWGYK
- the bchM gene encoding magnesium protoporphyrin IX methyltransferase encodes the protein MTATDDKTVVREYFNATGFDRWRRIYGTGDVNKVQLDIRKGHQQTVDTVLNWLRSDGNVAELTICDAGCGVGSLSLPLAQAGAIVYASDISEKMVGEAKERAMAAGIGSENLTFVVQDLESLSGQYHTVVCLDVLIHYPQEQAMGMIAHLSNLATNRLILSFAPKTLGYSLLKRIGDFFPGPSKATRAYLHREAMIVEALQANGWTVQRNAMTKTRFYFSRLLEAMKE
- a CDS encoding ABC transporter ATP-binding protein, with product MTVAVCLQNVHKVYNNVPVVNDLSLMIEPGEVFGLLGPNGAGKSTTIRMLTTLTQPTQGEIVVAGYDVVRQPFGAKKQIGVVLQQTSVDLDLSVWENMEFHGRMHHIPNSIRQKEIQRWLEYVELDDRRNDLVKTLSGGMKRRLQIARALLHRPQILFLDEPTVGLDPQTRRRLWEIIKGLNQQGMTILLTTHYMEEVEYLCNRIGIMDSGKLIEVGTLEELRQKHGEGLLMKQNGDRWEYHFFPTLDDAKIFLDQQPDKTGMMVRPSNLEDIFVELTGRNLD
- a CDS encoding polyphosphate kinase 2 family protein; its protein translation is MKFDPFLVKPGSQIKLKDYNPRFISSFEEEHHKFSKSELKERSSELLAAGVKHLAEFQDKLYAQNTYALLCIFQAMDAAGKDGTIKHVMSGINPQGCQVFSFKQPSAEELDHDYLWRYAKSLPERGRIGIFNRSYYEEVLVVRVHPELLERQQLPRSLKHDEHIWQQRFDEINCFERYLVNNGIIILKFFLNISKEEQKKRFLDRLDKPEKNWKFSANDVKERQYWDDYMNAFEEVFNHTSTDWAPWYIIPADRKWYMRLVVAAIIYETLEKLGLKYPEVTDAQQQSLAEARQLLEQE
- the scpB gene encoding SMC-Scp complex subunit ScpB, coding for MMRLASKIEAILYLKAQPLTLAKIAEYAKCDRDEVEEGIIELMSDYAHRDSALEVVETPEGYCLQLREPFQDLVQTLIPVDLGVGALRTLAAIALKGSIAQPELVELRGSGAYQHVQELVQLGFVRKRRQSDGRSYRLQVTDKFYQYFQVDKLPNPSEPPVPPL
- a CDS encoding DUF760 domain-containing protein gives rise to the protein MVFNPDNFEFFGGEIEEGQANKLLKYLQHQSPEMLARVARSVSPEIKQIISQNVQGLVGVLPSETFNVQITTDRENLAGLLASAMMTGYFLRRMEQRMELESSIKGSSPLSFDASDFDLFNTDE